One region of candidate division KSB1 bacterium genomic DNA includes:
- a CDS encoding DUF971 domain-containing protein, producing MLRSISGYFDTAVYLIQIKVFDLQEEISYNIIGFNEKANLFAEVMIPVDMKKTEARTLQIEWDDGHISRYPLEFLRRQCPCASCTEARRVPAKPANPLRVLQPHEMIQSNLDIRQAEVVGRYAIQFQWNDGHAEGIYTFDFLRGICQCESCAKKPVI from the coding sequence TTGTTGAGATCGATTTCCGGATATTTTGACACGGCGGTTTATCTCATCCAAATAAAAGTGTTTGATTTGCAGGAAGAAATTAGCTATAATATAATCGGTTTCAACGAAAAAGCCAATCTTTTTGCCGAGGTTATGATTCCAGTTGACATGAAAAAAACCGAGGCGCGGACGCTGCAAATCGAGTGGGATGACGGGCATATCAGCCGCTACCCGCTCGAATTTTTACGCCGACAATGTCCCTGCGCCTCGTGCACGGAAGCGCGCCGCGTGCCCGCCAAGCCGGCAAATCCGCTGCGGGTTTTGCAGCCGCATGAGATGATTCAAAGCAATTTGGACATTCGGCAAGCCGAAGTGGTGGGGCGATATGCCATCCAGTTTCAATGGAACGACGGCCACGCCGAGGGAATTTATACGTTTGATTTTTTGCGGGGAATTTGTCAGTGCGAAAGCTGTGCAAAAAAGCCGGTGATTTGA
- a CDS encoding PKD domain-containing protein, which produces MKYLILLLISILAGMIGMVMVACEKHKDPFSAQNAKPVIADFRFKPDPNLPNIRPDSLKFKTGASYKLYLKYEDPEFSNSTTKKLQARFWFESGSGKISHDQFNKPSDDGLSFGEVPGKFDNDLLFTPGAPGVVRLRLQLSDGVKTSETQQASVTFFENLKPVPFFTVRFLTQTNPYRVEFNPERSLDRDGDINKATFIWSFGDNSAPKTNIGKTPITHDYVNAGQYRVRLRIIDDESKADSTEQLVTTANQPPVAALRITPTTSGKVPFEIDYTATGSFDPDGTISSYQIFFGDGDTSQQPTGKHVFKTDGNYPVTVIVKDNLGLADTASVGVRVSTPPTAVLKINPESGGPVPLRLVVSGKESRDPHPGGSITAYNITITNVTTNAQRVFPQDSVTTLLTEPANYRITLDVTNNRGLSSRAEKVVPAGLPGIIRSGDDKPPSAFLRKP; this is translated from the coding sequence ATGAAATACCTCATTTTGTTGTTGATTTCTATTTTGGCTGGCATGATTGGAATGGTGATGGTCGCCTGTGAAAAGCACAAGGACCCCTTTTCCGCCCAAAACGCCAAGCCGGTGATTGCCGATTTCCGTTTCAAGCCGGATCCCAATTTGCCGAATATCCGTCCGGATTCGCTGAAATTCAAAACTGGCGCGTCGTATAAATTGTATCTGAAGTATGAGGATCCGGAATTCAGCAACTCGACGACGAAGAAGCTGCAGGCGCGCTTCTGGTTTGAAAGCGGTAGCGGCAAAATCAGCCATGATCAATTCAACAAACCAAGCGACGATGGCCTGAGCTTCGGCGAAGTGCCGGGAAAATTCGACAACGATTTGCTTTTTACCCCCGGTGCGCCCGGGGTTGTGCGGTTGCGGCTGCAGCTTTCTGACGGCGTTAAAACTTCGGAAACGCAGCAAGCTTCCGTGACTTTCTTTGAGAATTTGAAGCCAGTCCCCTTTTTCACTGTCCGTTTTTTGACACAAACCAATCCCTATCGCGTCGAATTCAATCCGGAGCGCAGCCTCGACCGCGACGGCGACATCAACAAAGCAACGTTTATCTGGAGCTTTGGCGATAATTCGGCGCCCAAGACGAACATAGGCAAAACGCCTATTACTCACGACTATGTGAATGCCGGCCAGTATCGGGTGCGGTTGCGAATCATAGACGACGAAAGCAAAGCCGACAGCACGGAGCAGTTGGTGACGACTGCCAACCAGCCGCCGGTGGCGGCGCTGCGGATCACCCCCACCACCAGCGGCAAAGTGCCGTTCGAGATCGACTATACCGCCACCGGCAGCTTTGATCCGGATGGGACGATTTCTTCTTACCAAATTTTCTTTGGCGATGGCGACACTTCCCAGCAGCCCACGGGAAAGCACGTCTTCAAAACCGATGGCAATTATCCGGTCACGGTCATCGTCAAAGACAATCTGGGACTGGCCGATACGGCCAGTGTAGGCGTGCGGGTTTCCACACCGCCGACTGCCGTCTTGAAAATCAATCCGGAATCCGGCGGTCCCGTCCCGCTGCGGCTGGTGGTGAGCGGCAAGGAGTCGCGCGATCCCCATCCCGGCGGGAGCATCACTGCCTATAACATTACCATCACCAATGTCACCACGAACGCGCAACGGGTTTTTCCGCAAGATTCCGTCACCACGCTTTTAACGGAGCCGGCCAATTATCGGATTACGCTCGATGTGACGAACAATCGCGGCCTGAGCAGCCGGGCGGAGAAAGTGGTTCCGGCGGGGTTGCCGGGCATCATCCGGTCCGGCGACGACAAACCGCCATCAGCGTTTCTTCGCAAACCATAG
- a CDS encoding nucleotidyltransferase domain-containing protein yields MNPTFRQNLLASFQQHFGNNLIAVVLFGYQARGDASPESDYDIFLLVKNLPERPVERLLFVRHAIAAKYAEKISITARTPVEFESGFPSLHLDLALDGVILYDN; encoded by the coding sequence ATGAACCCAACTTTCAGACAAAACCTACTCGCCAGCTTTCAGCAACACTTCGGCAATAATTTGATTGCCGTCGTCCTCTTCGGCTATCAGGCGCGCGGCGACGCCAGTCCGGAGAGCGATTACGATATTTTTCTGTTGGTGAAAAATTTGCCGGAGCGACCAGTGGAAAGACTCCTTTTTGTGCGACACGCCATCGCCGCTAAGTATGCCGAAAAAATTTCGATTACCGCACGCACTCCTGTAGAATTCGAAAGCGGTTTTCCATCTCTCCATCTCGATTTGGCTTTGGATGGCGTCATTCTTTATGATAACTGA
- a CDS encoding HEPN domain-containing protein, translated as MITDAEYRLRLAKGFQKEAEQDFQLQRWRSCVDNAQRSVENAGKAIIAIFEPVERTHNPAVNLKNLE; from the coding sequence ATGATAACTGATGCTGAATATCGATTGCGGTTGGCAAAAGGCTTTCAGAAAGAGGCAGAACAGGATTTCCAATTGCAGCGCTGGCGTTCCTGTGTCGATAACGCCCAACGTTCGGTTGAGAATGCCGGAAAAGCCATTATCGCCATCTTCGAGCCCGTGGAACGAACACATAATCCGGCAGTCAATTTAAAGAATCTCGAATAA
- the purL gene encoding phosphoribosylformylglycinamidine synthase subunit PurL: MHESQVTLNLALQHGLSEEEYNRILEILGRTPTFTELGIFSVMWSEHCSYKNSLALIKTLPREGKHVLVKAGEENAGLVDIGDGLAIAFKIESHNHPSAVEPYQGAATGVGGILRDIFTMGARPIAALNSLRFGDPDHARVRYLVKGVVKGIGDYGNCFGVPTVAGEVYFDDCYQDNPLVNAMAVGIVRHHRVTHAVAKGEGNAVMLIGSSTGRDGIHGATFASEEISEKSESKRPQVQVGDPFTEKLLLEATQEMIKADLLVGMQDMGAAGITCSTSEMSAHGKHGMEIDLDQVPLREPGMTPYEIMLSESQERMLLVSKPGKEKAIAAICAKWDLHAATIGKVTSGNILRVRMNGKIVAEIPADSLVVGGGAPVYLREAKEPDYLETTRAFNAEALPKIADLKEALLKLLASPNIASKQWVFHQYDHTVRSNTVVTPGCDAAVLRIKGTGKGIALKTDCNGRYVYLNPRRGGAIAVAEAARNVVVSGGRPVAITNCLNFGNPYKPEIYWQFKETIAGIAEACRVLETPVTGGNVSFYNESPDRAVYPTPVIGMLGILDDVRHATTAFFKNEDDEIALIGANFEEVGGSEFLKVMHGQVAGDCPFIDLQEEKSIQAACLEAIQAGLLNSAHDVSDGGLGVAMAECCLMNPEQPIGATFELWPYARADFALFGESQSMIIISYAPALRGAVAQICQKHDVPFTVLGRTGGSSLKIPELLEVSLAEISEKYHLAIEKMMEKI; this comes from the coding sequence ATGCACGAATCGCAAGTCACTCTCAACCTCGCCCTCCAACACGGGCTTTCCGAAGAAGAATATAACCGCATTCTCGAAATTCTTGGACGCACGCCGACCTTTACCGAACTGGGTATTTTCTCGGTGATGTGGTCGGAGCATTGCAGCTACAAAAATTCGCTGGCGTTGATCAAAACCTTGCCGCGCGAGGGCAAGCATGTGCTGGTGAAAGCCGGCGAGGAAAATGCCGGCCTCGTCGATATTGGCGACGGCCTGGCGATTGCGTTTAAGATTGAGAGCCACAATCATCCTTCCGCAGTCGAGCCGTATCAGGGCGCCGCCACCGGCGTCGGCGGGATTCTGCGCGATATTTTTACGATGGGCGCGCGGCCGATTGCGGCGCTCAACTCGCTGCGCTTCGGCGATCCCGACCATGCCCGCGTGCGTTATCTCGTGAAAGGCGTCGTCAAAGGCATCGGCGATTACGGCAACTGTTTCGGCGTGCCGACGGTGGCAGGCGAAGTTTATTTCGACGATTGCTATCAGGACAATCCGCTGGTGAACGCGATGGCGGTCGGCATCGTGCGCCATCATCGCGTCACCCATGCGGTGGCGAAGGGCGAAGGCAATGCGGTGATGCTGATCGGCTCCTCAACCGGCCGCGACGGCATTCACGGTGCGACGTTCGCCAGCGAGGAAATTTCGGAGAAAAGCGAATCGAAACGGCCGCAGGTGCAGGTCGGCGATCCGTTCACCGAAAAACTTTTGCTCGAGGCGACGCAGGAGATGATCAAAGCCGATTTGCTCGTCGGCATGCAGGACATGGGCGCGGCCGGCATCACTTGCTCGACGTCGGAAATGTCGGCACACGGCAAGCACGGCATGGAAATCGATCTCGACCAAGTGCCGCTGCGCGAGCCGGGGATGACGCCGTACGAAATCATGCTCTCGGAATCGCAGGAACGCATGTTGCTGGTCAGCAAGCCGGGAAAAGAAAAAGCGATTGCAGCGATTTGCGCGAAATGGGATTTGCACGCCGCCACCATCGGCAAAGTGACGAGCGGCAACATCTTGCGTGTTCGCATGAACGGCAAAATCGTCGCCGAAATTCCGGCAGACAGTCTGGTGGTTGGCGGCGGCGCGCCGGTTTATCTGCGCGAGGCAAAAGAGCCGGATTATCTCGAAACGACTCGCGCCTTCAACGCCGAGGCCTTGCCAAAAATCGCTGATTTGAAAGAAGCCTTGCTGAAACTGCTCGCCTCGCCAAACATCGCGAGCAAGCAGTGGGTGTTTCATCAGTACGATCACACGGTGCGCAGCAATACCGTTGTGACGCCCGGCTGTGACGCCGCGGTTTTGCGCATCAAAGGAACCGGCAAGGGCATAGCATTGAAAACCGATTGCAACGGCCGCTACGTTTATCTCAATCCCCGCCGCGGCGGCGCCATTGCCGTGGCGGAAGCGGCGCGTAATGTCGTCGTGAGCGGCGGGCGGCCGGTGGCGATCACGAATTGTTTGAATTTCGGCAATCCCTACAAGCCGGAAATTTACTGGCAATTCAAAGAAACGATTGCCGGCATCGCCGAAGCGTGCCGCGTACTCGAAACGCCGGTGACCGGCGGCAATGTGAGCTTTTATAATGAAAGCCCGGATCGCGCGGTTTATCCGACGCCGGTGATTGGCATGTTGGGAATTTTAGACGACGTTCGTCATGCCACCACGGCGTTTTTCAAAAATGAAGATGACGAGATTGCCTTGATCGGCGCCAATTTCGAAGAAGTGGGCGGCAGCGAATTTTTAAAAGTCATGCACGGTCAAGTTGCCGGCGATTGCCCGTTTATCGATTTGCAGGAGGAGAAATCAATACAAGCCGCGTGTTTGGAAGCGATTCAAGCCGGCCTGCTAAATTCGGCCCACGACGTGAGCGACGGCGGTTTGGGCGTGGCCATGGCGGAATGTTGCCTCATGAATCCCGAGCAGCCAATTGGCGCGACGTTCGAGTTGTGGCCGTATGCTCGCGCCGATTTCGCGCTGTTCGGTGAAAGCCAGTCGATGATCATTATTTCGTACGCGCCGGCGCTTCGCGGCGCGGTGGCCCAGATTTGCCAAAAGCACGATGTGCCGTTTACCGTGCTCGGGCGCACCGGGGGAAGCTCGTTAAAAATCCCGGAATTGCTGGAGGTTTCGCTTGCGGAAATTTCTGAAAAGTATCATCTTGCAATCGAGAAAATGATGGAAAAAATATAA
- a CDS encoding DUF4138 domain-containing protein, with protein MKKTLYFFTAAILFAAGSAPAQQRTVRVKPGFATVIVCPVPPELVSVGNSQQFTVQNSGNYILVKPMVSSGSTNMFIKAGADSYNLVLQISDSPDLEIRLLPAAPSRALPGTPEKGTPNDGRIDAGAPKKNGASPKAGNLAEISPKARSILTSYMKTPRRYTYSVQNSNVIFAVDHMVQIEDKLYMICTLVNNSRIPYDIGYVRFKLIDQNRSLLLFKKKVKETEIEPVKEFYNPQIKPDTAGRLLFVFDKQGFSSKSTVEIKCSEESGRRDLVLTVSGSSVQ; from the coding sequence ATGAAAAAAACTTTATACTTTTTTACTGCCGCAATTTTATTCGCTGCCGGGAGCGCGCCGGCGCAACAACGCACGGTTCGCGTCAAGCCCGGTTTCGCCACGGTGATCGTTTGCCCGGTGCCGCCGGAGCTGGTATCGGTCGGCAATTCGCAGCAGTTCACGGTGCAAAATTCCGGCAATTATATTTTGGTCAAGCCGATGGTGAGCAGCGGCTCGACCAACATGTTCATCAAAGCCGGCGCGGATTCGTACAACCTCGTGCTGCAAATTTCCGATTCCCCGGATTTGGAAATTCGCCTGCTGCCGGCGGCGCCAAGCCGCGCCTTGCCAGGCACGCCTGAAAAGGGAACCCCAAACGATGGACGGATTGATGCCGGCGCTCCGAAAAAAAATGGCGCTTCGCCCAAAGCCGGGAATCTCGCTGAAATCAGCCCCAAAGCGCGCTCGATTCTTACTTCTTACATGAAGACGCCGCGGCGTTATACGTACAGCGTCCAAAATTCCAACGTCATTTTTGCGGTCGATCACATGGTGCAGATAGAAGACAAATTGTACATGATCTGCACGCTGGTCAATAACTCGAGGATTCCTTACGACATCGGATATGTCCGCTTCAAGCTGATCGATCAAAACCGCTCGCTGCTGCTCTTCAAAAAGAAAGTCAAGGAAACGGAGATCGAGCCGGTCAAAGAGTTTTACAATCCCCAAATCAAGCCTGATACCGCGGGCCGGTTGCTGTTTGTTTTCGACAAACAGGGTTTTTCCAGCAAAAGCACGGTTGAAATCAAATGCAGCGAGGAGAGCGGCCGGCGCGATCTGGTGTTGACAGTGTCGGGTTCGTCCGTGCAATAA
- a CDS encoding conjugative transposon protein TraM, which translates to MNITDFVYDMINGRKRMKPQMIMLGIIALFAVFVFFFVFAQRQSASGRKKPGPIVMHKAPPPKDLDYQIVKVDTIPFSHPTMPAASPSRSSGSPPTISPQERPAATSRREYVAPPPSSTPLPVGGASDGGSMIVVSSLNQPSSAGTLGSLTGLHTVRLKVILPDRTPVTNGSLVEARVMKDEAWGNIAIPRRSSLLGVCNLQGNRVQIDFREIRIHGVTYTCSGRAYDLKSLPGLPYLPLDAKAKQIVIEELKSAAAGVPIVGRYLNQSDVNPFNDEVTTLDEGLEFYALITNIF; encoded by the coding sequence ATGAATATAACCGATTTTGTCTACGACATGATCAACGGCCGCAAGCGAATGAAGCCGCAAATGATCATGCTCGGAATTATCGCGCTGTTCGCGGTTTTTGTGTTCTTTTTTGTTTTCGCGCAGCGCCAGAGCGCCTCGGGCCGGAAAAAACCGGGGCCGATCGTGATGCACAAAGCGCCGCCGCCGAAAGATTTGGATTATCAAATTGTGAAAGTCGATACCATTCCGTTCAGCCACCCCACGATGCCGGCGGCCTCGCCGTCACGCTCGAGCGGCAGCCCGCCAACGATTTCGCCGCAAGAACGCCCTGCGGCAACAAGCCGCCGCGAGTATGTTGCGCCTCCACCTTCTTCAACGCCTCTTCCCGTTGGCGGCGCGAGTGACGGCGGCAGCATGATCGTGGTCAGCTCGCTTAACCAACCCTCGAGCGCCGGCACGCTTGGCAGCTTGACGGGCTTGCACACGGTTCGCCTCAAAGTCATTCTTCCCGATCGCACGCCGGTGACGAACGGCAGCCTGGTGGAGGCGCGGGTGATGAAGGACGAGGCCTGGGGCAACATCGCAATTCCCCGGCGCTCATCTTTGCTTGGCGTTTGTAATTTGCAGGGCAACCGTGTGCAGATCGATTTCCGGGAGATTCGCATTCACGGCGTCACCTACACATGCAGCGGCCGCGCGTACGATTTGAAATCGCTGCCGGGCCTGCCTTATTTGCCGCTCGATGCGAAAGCCAAGCAAATCGTTATCGAAGAATTGAAGAGCGCTGCCGCTGGCGTACCCATTGTCGGCCGTTACTTGAATCAATCGGATGTGAATCCGTTCAACGATGAAGTCACGACTCTCGACGAAGGCCTCGAGTTTTATGCGTTGATTACGAATATTTTTTAA
- a CDS encoding S8 family serine peptidase produces the protein MLLNLFFGLAVALAQTPPGAGELIFKLRASATLSKTRAGRYEISSPAIAASLQRFGAHDITALLPENAPTDLQSLVLVRFAGTAVDLSAAINALNQLSEIEYAQPNHVFNVAAIPPSNSSNHLAIELPNDSLFASQWALQTLRAPEAWRLTTGDPNILIAVIDTGMDFKHPDLQTGIWINSGEDLNRNRKVDASDFNGIDDDGNGFIDDLRGWDFTDAPSFPDGGDYRERDNDPADENGHGTAVTGIIAATANNRLGIAGLAPGCRVMALRAGTSRGLLEEDDVASAIVYAVMNGARLINMSFGDVVVSPMLRDIIRFAHGRGVVMVASAGNSSTDTPHYPSGFSETIAVGASTRHDQLAGFSNFGATIDVVAPGAEIWTTVLGGKYAQFGGTSASAPFVSALAGLLLSRFPNWNNEMVRAALTNSARDLGENGWDRFYGAGRIDAAAALQIEQAARAEIHAPTMDAGFSSGTLLIRGTALGAFVRGYELSYGLGDDPQKWTLISRSENRQVLADSLGVWPLANLPDTSYVLRLVVVLQNGRSVEDKIRIFLDRTPPRFGKVKMTPMIDGNLHSVLIEFTTDDLCQSVLWWRTKGSAGNHAPLFSNYSSKTPRLNFSQRLATGEIEFFLEAINRAGLKQTNHNENYVLHLSQPPINTAAFVEVTLQDAAPNPESLPAGWLLNRASDFNGNGRGEIIMSVYDQNGGAGPLAIFERSDAGFAKRFATGHPGIPRDVGDGDGDGRLEVLGGIGPNSFIYEASAPNSFPNQLAWSDTNDFWASRYTDLDGDGRGEIIGRRGDRFEVLENRGDNHYQFTASLPNFTGGTNLTGVPHSEIGDFDGDGRTEILFGDYDGDLYIYEAIGDNRFVATWRDSLPLIDSIDFIRAGDFDGDGRMDFAAGCHSDPELNAEHEFDARHWLFRIYRGVADNRFQPIWEQAVFGFQPPKDFDAGLGAGDLDGDGRDELFLNLFPNAYVVKFENGQEKVVWHYQPSRSNTTVVANLDGADGAEFYFSDGQIVRAFQAPGRQTGAPAPSEVTARPLDATRVLLTWRPVAGAEGYAIYRGRDHQPLQFLRTKIETSFIDSLLTAEQLYRYAVATFDAQQQPQIGPRSLEVKARPSKPPAVVSAHFFAPHHVAVRFDEPMHETIKQIALFKLRQIEVPAPLNFAPESVVLSRSAAEVILSFPRFDFAPGSYEIRVEGAEDADRVPINQNKSRAVFTVAKEPSRFYIVSAALESPRQILVRFNLPVEISTAVQIGNYKFKPLDSATPKGIMLAGASAVAGDATAVRLTLAQGALGPLGKNHVLEISGVRSISGDSLRAGEGDAIGFAMASENLNRVLVYPNPFVSTQHGMLTIAGLTTHALVKILDVEGRVLATLEETDGNGGVEWDTRDARGNFTPSGVYLCYVTSGTQTTVAKFVIVR, from the coding sequence TTGTTGCTCAATCTTTTTTTCGGCTTGGCTGTCGCGCTGGCGCAAACGCCGCCAGGCGCCGGTGAATTGATTTTCAAATTGCGTGCTTCAGCAACATTATCCAAAACTCGCGCCGGACGGTATGAAATCAGCTCACCGGCGATTGCCGCAAGTCTGCAACGATTCGGCGCGCACGACATAACCGCGTTGTTGCCGGAAAATGCGCCGACAGATTTACAATCTTTGGTGTTGGTGCGTTTTGCCGGGACCGCCGTCGATCTCTCGGCCGCCATCAACGCTCTCAATCAACTCTCGGAAATTGAATACGCCCAGCCGAATCACGTTTTCAATGTCGCGGCGATTCCGCCATCGAACTCTTCAAATCATCTCGCAATAGAGCTTCCGAACGATTCGCTGTTTGCTTCGCAATGGGCTTTGCAAACGCTTCGCGCCCCCGAGGCCTGGCGCCTCACGACCGGCGATCCGAATATTCTGATTGCCGTCATCGACACCGGCATGGATTTCAAGCATCCGGATTTGCAAACCGGAATCTGGATCAACAGCGGCGAAGATCTGAACCGCAACCGCAAAGTTGACGCCAGTGATTTCAACGGCATCGACGACGATGGCAATGGTTTCATCGACGATCTTCGCGGCTGGGATTTTACCGACGCGCCGAGTTTTCCCGACGGCGGTGATTATCGCGAACGCGACAACGATCCCGCCGATGAAAACGGCCACGGCACGGCGGTGACGGGAATTATCGCGGCCACGGCGAACAATCGCCTCGGCATCGCCGGACTGGCGCCCGGCTGCCGTGTGATGGCGCTGCGCGCCGGCACAAGCCGGGGTTTGCTCGAAGAAGATGACGTGGCGTCGGCAATTGTTTACGCAGTAATGAATGGCGCACGCCTCATCAACATGAGTTTCGGCGACGTCGTGGTCTCACCGATGCTGCGCGATATCATTCGTTTTGCGCATGGGCGCGGCGTCGTGATGGTCGCCTCTGCCGGAAATTCCTCCACCGACACGCCGCATTATCCGTCGGGATTTTCCGAAACGATTGCAGTCGGCGCGAGCACGCGCCACGATCAACTGGCTGGCTTCTCGAATTTCGGTGCAACCATCGACGTTGTCGCGCCAGGCGCCGAGATTTGGACGACGGTGCTCGGCGGCAAATACGCTCAGTTCGGCGGCACTTCGGCCTCGGCGCCGTTTGTTTCCGCGCTTGCGGGTTTGCTGCTGTCACGTTTTCCAAATTGGAATAACGAAATGGTTCGCGCCGCGCTGACGAATAGCGCCCGCGATCTCGGCGAAAACGGCTGGGATCGTTTTTACGGCGCGGGACGCATCGACGCGGCGGCGGCTTTGCAAATCGAGCAAGCTGCGCGCGCCGAAATTCATGCGCCAACGATGGACGCCGGCTTTTCCAGCGGAACGCTGCTGATTCGCGGCACGGCGCTCGGCGCTTTTGTTCGCGGTTACGAGCTTTCTTACGGCCTCGGCGATGATCCGCAAAAATGGACACTGATTAGCCGCAGCGAAAATCGTCAAGTTCTCGCCGACTCGCTCGGTGTTTGGCCGCTGGCAAATTTGCCGGACACCAGCTATGTTTTGCGCCTGGTTGTTGTGCTGCAAAATGGCCGCAGCGTCGAAGATAAAATTCGCATTTTTCTCGACCGCACACCGCCGCGCTTTGGCAAGGTGAAAATGACGCCAATGATCGACGGCAATCTCCATAGCGTGTTGATTGAATTTACCACCGACGATCTTTGTCAATCTGTTTTGTGGTGGCGAACAAAAGGAAGTGCCGGCAACCACGCGCCGCTGTTCTCGAATTATTCGAGCAAAACGCCTCGCCTGAATTTTTCGCAGCGGCTTGCCACCGGCGAAATCGAATTTTTCCTCGAAGCCATAAATCGCGCCGGCTTGAAACAGACGAATCATAACGAGAATTATGTTTTGCATTTGAGCCAGCCGCCGATCAATACTGCTGCGTTCGTCGAAGTGACTTTGCAGGACGCCGCTCCAAACCCTGAATCGCTTCCCGCCGGTTGGCTGCTCAATCGAGCGAGTGATTTTAACGGAAATGGCCGCGGCGAAATCATCATGTCGGTTTACGATCAAAATGGCGGCGCCGGGCCGCTCGCGATTTTCGAACGCAGCGATGCCGGTTTCGCCAAACGCTTCGCCACCGGGCATCCCGGCATTCCGCGCGATGTTGGCGACGGCGATGGCGATGGCCGGCTGGAAGTTCTCGGCGGCATTGGCCCCAACAGCTTCATTTATGAAGCTTCGGCGCCGAATTCTTTTCCCAATCAGTTGGCCTGGTCCGACACGAATGATTTTTGGGCGAGCCGCTACACCGATCTCGACGGCGATGGTCGCGGCGAAATCATCGGCCGCCGCGGTGATCGCTTTGAAGTGTTGGAAAATAGGGGGGACAATCATTATCAGTTCACCGCTTCGTTACCAAATTTTACCGGTGGCACGAATCTCACCGGCGTGCCGCATAGCGAGATCGGCGATTTCGACGGCGATGGCCGCACAGAAATTCTTTTTGGTGACTACGACGGCGATTTGTATATTTACGAAGCGATCGGCGATAATCGTTTCGTCGCAACGTGGCGCGACAGCCTGCCGTTGATCGACAGCATCGATTTCATTCGCGCCGGCGATTTTGACGGCGATGGCCGCATGGATTTCGCCGCCGGCTGCCATTCCGATCCTGAGCTGAACGCCGAACACGAGTTTGACGCCCGACATTGGTTATTCCGAATTTATCGCGGCGTCGCTGACAATCGTTTTCAGCCGATTTGGGAGCAGGCGGTCTTCGGCTTTCAACCGCCGAAAGATTTTGACGCCGGCCTGGGCGCGGGGGATCTTGACGGCGACGGCCGCGATGAGCTGTTTCTCAACCTTTTTCCGAATGCGTATGTCGTCAAATTTGAAAACGGCCAAGAAAAAGTCGTTTGGCATTACCAGCCGTCGCGCAGCAACACGACGGTCGTGGCAAATTTGGATGGCGCCGATGGCGCGGAATTTTATTTTTCCGATGGGCAAATTGTGCGCGCCTTCCAAGCGCCCGGCCGGCAAACCGGCGCGCCCGCTCCCAGCGAAGTCACAGCGCGGCCGCTGGATGCAACGCGCGTTTTGCTCACTTGGCGGCCCGTGGCGGGAGCAGAAGGTTATGCGATTTATCGCGGCCGCGACCATCAACCGCTGCAATTCTTGAGAACGAAAATCGAAACCAGCTTCATCGATTCGCTTTTAACGGCGGAACAGCTTTATCGCTACGCCGTCGCCACGTTCGACGCACAGCAACAACCGCAAATCGGCCCGCGCTCGCTCGAGGTGAAAGCGCGGCCTTCCAAGCCGCCGGCGGTGGTTTCGGCGCATTTCTTCGCGCCGCATCATGTCGCAGTGAGATTTGACGAGCCGATGCACGAAACAATCAAGCAAATCGCCTTGTTCAAGTTGCGCCAAATCGAAGTGCCGGCGCCTCTCAACTTCGCGCCCGAAAGCGTCGTGCTCAGCCGCTCCGCTGCCGAGGTGATTTTGTCTTTTCCGCGCTTCGATTTTGCGCCAGGGTCTTATGAAATTCGCGTCGAAGGCGCCGAGGATGCGGATCGCGTGCCAATCAACCAAAACAAAAGCCGTGCGGTTTTTACTGTTGCGAAAGAGCCGTCACGTTTTTATATTGTCTCAGCCGCGCTCGAATCGCCGCGGCAAATTCTCGTGCGGTTCAATCTGCCGGTTGAAATTTCCACTGCGGTGCAAATTGGTAATTACAAATTCAAACCGCTCGACAGCGCGACGCCAAAGGGCATCATGCTGGCGGGTGCATCTGCCGTTGCCGGTGATGCAACCGCGGTGCGATTGACGCTGGCCCAGGGCGCGCTCGGGCCGCTGGGGAAGAATCACGTTCTCGAGATTTCCGGCGTTCGCAGCATTTCCGGCGATTCGCTGCGCGCCGGCGAAGGCGATGCCATTGGCTTTGCGATGGCCAGTGAGAATTTGAACCGCGTGCTGGTTTATCCGAATCCGTTCGTTTCGACGCAACACGGCATGCTCACCATCGCCGGCTTGACAACGCACGCGCTGGTGAAAATTTTGGACGTGGAAGGCCGCGTCCTCGCGACGCTGGAAGAAACCGACGGCAATGGCGGCGTCGAGTGGGACACGCGCGACGCGAGAGGAAATTTCACGCCGTCGGGCGTTTATCTGTGTTACGTGACCTCGGGAACGCAAACGACGGTGGCCAAGTTTGTGATTGTGCGATGA